Proteins encoded within one genomic window of Pseudomonas cannabina:
- a CDS encoding rhodanese-related sulfurtransferase: MTQPIVVAALYKFVTLSDYVALREPLLQAMVDNGIKGTLLIAEEGINGTVSGSREGIDGLMAWLKNDPRLVDIDHKESYCDEQPFYRTKVKLKKEIVTLGVEGVDPNKNVGTYVEPKDWNDLITDPEVLLIDTRNDYEVSIGTFEGAIDPKTTSFREFPDYIKTHFDPAVHKKVAMFCTGGIRCEKASSYMLGEGFEEVYHLKGGILKYLEEVPEQESQWRGECFVFDNRVTVRHDLTEGDYDQCHACRTPISAEDRASEHYSPGISCPYCWDSLSEKTRRSAIDRQKQIELAKARNQPHPIGRNYRLPSEA; encoded by the coding sequence ATGACTCAGCCGATCGTCGTAGCTGCGCTATACAAGTTCGTCACCCTCAGCGATTACGTTGCCCTGCGCGAGCCGCTGTTGCAGGCGATGGTCGACAACGGCATCAAGGGCACGTTGTTGATTGCCGAAGAAGGCATCAACGGTACAGTGTCCGGCAGCCGCGAAGGCATCGATGGCCTGATGGCCTGGCTGAAGAACGATCCGCGTCTGGTCGACATCGATCACAAGGAATCCTACTGCGACGAGCAGCCGTTCTACCGCACCAAGGTCAAGCTCAAGAAAGAGATCGTGACCCTGGGCGTCGAGGGCGTTGACCCGAACAAGAACGTGGGAACCTACGTCGAGCCGAAAGACTGGAACGACCTGATCACCGACCCTGAAGTGCTGTTGATCGACACGCGTAACGATTACGAAGTGTCCATCGGCACCTTCGAAGGCGCAATCGATCCCAAGACCACGTCGTTCCGTGAATTCCCGGACTACATCAAGACGCATTTCGACCCGGCGGTGCACAAGAAAGTCGCCATGTTCTGCACCGGTGGCATTCGTTGCGAGAAAGCCTCGAGCTACATGCTTGGCGAGGGCTTCGAAGAGGTTTACCACCTCAAGGGCGGGATTCTCAAGTACCTGGAAGAAGTGCCTGAGCAGGAAAGCCAATGGCGGGGCGAGTGTTTCGTGTTCGACAACCGGGTGACAGTGCGTCACGATCTGACCGAAGGTGATTACGATCAGTGTCACGCATGCCGCACGCCGATCAGTGCCGAAGACCGCGCCAGCGAGCACTATTCGCCAGGTATCAGTTGCCCGTATTGCTGGGACTCGCTGAGCGAGAAGACCCGCCGCAGCGCCATCGACCGGCAAAAGCAGATCGAACTGGCCAAGGCTCGCAATCAGCCCCACCCTATCGGGCGCAACTATCGTCTGCCATCCGAGGC
- a CDS encoding BolA family protein: protein MTMQKRIESALALLQPHHLQVLDESHMHSRGEQTHYKAILVSDQFQGLNSVKRHQKVYATLGGLMGEFHALALHTYTPEEWAKTGAAPASPTCAGGH, encoded by the coding sequence ATGACCATGCAAAAACGAATCGAGTCGGCACTTGCGTTGCTGCAACCGCACCATCTGCAAGTGCTCGACGAGAGCCACATGCACAGCCGTGGCGAACAGACGCACTACAAGGCGATTCTGGTCAGTGACCAGTTTCAGGGCCTCAATTCGGTCAAACGGCACCAGAAGGTTTATGCCACGCTGGGCGGTCTGATGGGCGAATTTCATGCTCTGGCACTGCACACCTACACCCCGGAAGAGTGGGCGAAGACCGGTGCAGCGCCGGCGTCACCCACCTGTGCCGGTGGCCACTGA
- a CDS encoding DUF2059 domain-containing protein produces the protein MTRLRAICTAVALVCASGQVFADTASHNASAETFLKLANADRLGAPVYAQVQQMFAQRFAETKAPASKKALLETYQAKANTALDQAIGWNKLKPEMVKLYTANFTESELKDLVAFYQSPLGKKVMTKMPELAQQSAQLTQSKLESAVPVVNKLLADMTAELEPAKAAAPAAAPAKKP, from the coding sequence ATGACCCGTCTTCGTGCCATCTGTACCGCGGTAGCCCTGGTCTGTGCCAGCGGTCAGGTCTTCGCCGACACCGCCAGTCACAACGCGAGCGCCGAAACGTTCCTGAAACTCGCCAACGCCGATCGCCTGGGCGCTCCGGTCTATGCGCAGGTTCAGCAGATGTTCGCTCAGCGTTTCGCTGAAACCAAGGCGCCTGCATCGAAAAAGGCTCTGCTTGAAACCTATCAGGCCAAGGCCAACACTGCTCTGGACCAAGCCATTGGCTGGAACAAGCTCAAGCCTGAAATGGTCAAGCTCTACACCGCCAATTTCACCGAAAGCGAGCTGAAGGACCTGGTTGCGTTCTATCAGTCGCCACTGGGCAAGAAAGTGATGACTAAGATGCCTGAACTGGCTCAACAGTCTGCTCAACTGACCCAGAGCAAACTGGAAAGCGCCGTGCCTGTCGTCAACAAGCTGCTGGCTGACATGACCGCCGAGCTTGAACCTGCCAAGGCCGCCGCACCCGCTGCCGCCCCTGCCAAGAAGCCCTGA
- a CDS encoding class II fumarate hydratase has protein sequence MSRTETDSIGPIEVPEDAYWGAQTQRSLINFAIGDQRMPLPVLHALTLIKKAAARVNNRNGDLPADIARLIEQAADEVLDGQHDAQFPLVVWQTGSGTQSNMNVNEVIAGRANELAGQGRGGKSPVHPNDHVNRSQSSNDCFPTAMHIATAQAVKNSLLPAIAELSNGLAEQAARHMKLVKTGRTHMMDATPITFGQELSGFVAQLDYAEKAIRAALPAVYELAQGGTAVGTGLNSPKGFAEAIAAELAALSGLPFVTAPNKFAALAGHEPLAALSGALKTLAGTLMKIANDLRLLGSGPRAGLAEVRLPANEPGSSIMPGKVNPTQCEALSMLACQVMGNDVTIGFAASQGHLQLNVYKPVIIHNILQSIRLLADGCSNFNEHCIAGMEPDAEKMAEHLERGLMLVTALNPHIGYDKSAQIAKKAYTEGLTLREASLALGYLTDEEFDAWVRPEKMLEAGSNG, from the coding sequence GTGAGCCGCACCGAAACCGACAGCATCGGCCCGATCGAAGTCCCCGAAGACGCTTATTGGGGGGCTCAGACCCAACGCTCACTGATCAACTTTGCGATTGGCGATCAGCGCATGCCGCTGCCCGTGCTGCACGCGCTGACCCTGATCAAGAAGGCTGCCGCGCGGGTCAACAACCGTAACGGCGACCTGCCTGCCGATATCGCCCGCCTGATCGAACAGGCTGCCGACGAGGTGCTCGACGGCCAGCACGACGCGCAGTTCCCGCTGGTCGTCTGGCAGACCGGTAGCGGCACGCAGAGCAACATGAACGTCAACGAAGTGATCGCCGGTCGCGCCAACGAACTTGCGGGTCAAGGCCGTGGCGGCAAGTCGCCGGTCCACCCCAACGACCACGTCAATCGCTCGCAAAGCTCCAACGACTGCTTCCCGACCGCCATGCACATCGCCACCGCTCAGGCAGTCAAGAACAGCCTGCTGCCAGCGATTGCCGAACTGTCCAACGGGCTGGCCGAACAGGCCGCCCGGCACATGAAACTGGTCAAGACCGGGCGCACGCACATGATGGACGCGACGCCGATCACCTTTGGCCAAGAGCTTTCAGGCTTCGTTGCCCAACTCGATTACGCAGAAAAAGCCATTCGTGCCGCCCTGCCCGCCGTCTATGAGCTGGCGCAAGGCGGTACCGCTGTCGGCACCGGGCTAAACTCGCCGAAAGGTTTTGCCGAGGCCATCGCGGCAGAACTGGCTGCGTTGTCAGGGCTGCCTTTCGTCACGGCGCCCAACAAATTCGCCGCGCTGGCCGGACATGAGCCGCTTGCGGCACTCTCCGGCGCACTGAAAACCCTGGCCGGGACGCTGATGAAGATCGCCAATGACCTGCGCCTGTTGGGCTCCGGTCCGCGTGCAGGGCTGGCAGAAGTCCGCTTGCCAGCCAACGAGCCGGGCAGTTCGATCATGCCTGGCAAGGTCAACCCGACCCAATGCGAAGCGCTGTCGATGCTCGCCTGTCAGGTCATGGGTAACGACGTGACCATCGGCTTTGCGGCCAGTCAGGGTCATCTACAGTTGAACGTGTACAAGCCGGTAATCATTCACAACATTCTGCAATCGATCCGCCTGCTGGCCGACGGCTGCAGCAATTTCAACGAACACTGCATCGCCGGCATGGAGCCGGATGCGGAAAAAATGGCCGAGCACCTGGAACGCGGCCTGATGCTGGTGACCGCGCTCAATCCGCACATCGGCTATGACAAGTCCGCGCAGATTGCCAAAAAGGCGTACACCGAAGGCCTGACGTTGCGCGAAGCCTCGCTGGCGCTGGGCTACCTCACCGATGAGGAGTTCGACGCCTGGGTCCGGCCGGAAAAAATGCTCGAGGCAGGCAGCAATGGCTGA
- a CDS encoding NAD(P)H-dependent oxidoreductase yields MADAKSGATPLEGNGKRILMVYGTPKAISFCHALGDAYAQAARGEGHVVRIIKLGELDFDPILHHGYDQTQTLEADLLDAQRQIHWAEHLVFVYPVWWGGLPALLTGFFDRVLMPGFAFKTHGRKHASNELLKGRTAELLVAMDTPVRYFHWIYGAPAHRQMVRTILGLCGIKTKRLTEFAPVHSATEQQRQEWILQAQRLGKR; encoded by the coding sequence ATGGCTGATGCCAAAAGCGGCGCCACGCCACTGGAAGGCAATGGCAAACGAATCCTGATGGTGTACGGCACGCCGAAAGCCATCAGTTTTTGTCACGCCCTGGGTGACGCCTACGCACAGGCGGCGCGAGGCGAAGGCCATGTGGTGCGGATCATCAAACTGGGCGAACTGGATTTCGACCCGATTCTGCACCACGGCTACGACCAGACGCAGACCCTGGAAGCCGACCTGCTCGACGCCCAGCGTCAGATTCACTGGGCGGAGCATCTGGTGTTCGTCTATCCAGTCTGGTGGGGCGGTCTGCCTGCCCTGCTGACAGGCTTCTTCGACCGGGTGCTGATGCCCGGTTTTGCGTTCAAGACTCACGGCCGCAAGCATGCATCCAATGAGCTGCTCAAGGGCCGCACCGCGGAATTGCTGGTTGCCATGGACACGCCCGTCCGCTACTTCCACTGGATATACGGCGCACCTGCGCACCGCCAGATGGTCCGCACCATTCTCGGGTTATGCGGGATCAAGACCAAACGCCTGACCGAGTTCGCTCCGGTGCACAGTGCTACCGAGCAACAGCGTCAGGAGTGGATCCTGCAAGCACAGAGGCTGGGCAAACGCTGA
- a CDS encoding DMT family transporter, with the protein MHISSGRRAYGLCLSLLTALLWGILPIKLKQVLQAMDPVTVTWFRLLVSGALLFVWLASVKRLPSFKVLGRKGKILVLLAVFGLVGNYVLCLIGLRLLSPGTTQLLVQVGPIFLLIGSIFLFKERFSVGQGIGLLVLLIGFGLFFNQRLVELFTSLGDYTLGVLVVLLASTIWTFYGLSQKQLLTVWNSLQVMMVIYLFCALLLTPWAHPAEALALSPLQGWLLLACCLNTLVAYGAFAEALAHWEASRVSATLALTPLVTLAAVACAAWLWPDYVQAEELNVLGYGGALLVVMGSALTALGPSLIAGLRARKARLAQA; encoded by the coding sequence ATGCATATTTCTTCTGGTCGCCGGGCCTATGGGCTGTGTCTGTCGCTGCTGACTGCGCTGCTCTGGGGCATTCTGCCCATCAAGCTCAAGCAGGTTTTGCAGGCGATGGATCCGGTGACTGTTACCTGGTTCCGGCTGCTGGTCTCCGGCGCGTTGTTATTCGTCTGGCTGGCCTCGGTCAAGCGTCTGCCCAGCTTCAAGGTGCTGGGTCGCAAGGGCAAAATACTGGTGCTGCTGGCGGTGTTCGGGCTGGTCGGGAATTACGTGTTGTGCCTGATCGGCTTGCGCCTGCTGAGCCCTGGCACCACGCAATTGCTGGTCCAGGTCGGGCCGATTTTTCTGTTGATCGGCAGCATCTTTCTGTTCAAGGAACGCTTCAGCGTGGGGCAGGGTATCGGCTTGCTGGTGCTGTTGATCGGCTTCGGGTTGTTTTTCAACCAGCGGCTGGTCGAACTGTTCACCTCGCTGGGTGATTACACCCTCGGGGTGTTGGTTGTGCTGCTGGCGTCGACCATCTGGACGTTTTACGGGTTGAGCCAGAAACAGTTGCTGACCGTATGGAATTCGCTGCAGGTCATGATGGTGATCTACCTGTTCTGCGCCTTGCTGCTCACGCCGTGGGCGCACCCTGCCGAGGCCTTGGCGCTGAGCCCGTTGCAAGGCTGGCTGCTGCTGGCCTGCTGCCTGAATACGTTGGTTGCTTATGGCGCGTTCGCCGAGGCTCTGGCGCACTGGGAAGCATCGAGGGTCAGTGCCACGCTCGCCTTGACGCCGCTGGTCACGCTGGCAGCTGTCGCGTGCGCCGCCTGGTTGTGGCCGGATTATGTGCAGGCCGAAGAGCTGAATGTACTGGGTTATGGTGGGGCACTGCTGGTAGTTATGGGGTCGGCACTGACCGCGCTCGGGCCTTCGCTGATTGCCGGGCTGCGGGCGCGCAAGGCGAGGCTGGCCCAAGCCTGA
- a CDS encoding tRNA-uridine aminocarboxypropyltransferase, translating to MSRARCERCLRPTAYCLCALIPQLGSRTRVLILQHPGEVNHALNTARLAALGLVNAALRTGEVFDDLHTLLNPPGYRARLLFPGETAETLTPYAGDSLPMLLVVPDGTWRKVRKMLHLNPLLAALPRVSLRDVPATRYRLRKAPGPDALSTLEAIVHALQALEAPASYEALLKPFDALIEGQIQAMGSETYQRNHGG from the coding sequence ATGTCCCGTGCCCGTTGTGAACGCTGTCTGCGCCCGACTGCCTATTGTCTGTGCGCATTGATCCCGCAGTTGGGTAGTCGCACCCGCGTGTTGATCCTGCAACATCCCGGTGAGGTCAATCACGCGCTGAACACCGCGCGGCTGGCCGCGTTGGGGCTGGTCAATGCAGCGTTGCGCACTGGCGAGGTATTCGACGATCTGCACACGCTGTTGAACCCGCCCGGCTACCGGGCGCGGCTGCTGTTTCCAGGCGAAACTGCCGAAACACTGACGCCTTATGCCGGTGATTCGCTGCCGATGCTGCTGGTCGTGCCGGATGGCACCTGGCGCAAAGTGCGAAAAATGCTGCACCTCAACCCGTTGCTGGCGGCATTGCCGCGCGTCAGCCTGCGTGACGTGCCCGCGACGCGCTATCGGCTGCGTAAAGCGCCGGGCCCGGATGCGTTGTCGACGCTGGAGGCGATCGTGCATGCCTTGCAAGCGCTGGAAGCACCTGCCTCCTATGAGGCCCTGCTGAAGCCCTTCGATGCTTTGATCGAGGGCCAGATTCAAGCGATGGGCAGCGAAACGTATCAACGTAATCACGGCGGTTGA
- a CDS encoding PA1414 family protein, with product MNSKLQEWLHDLGVALGLIERPKLQPIPVRADDNRRRPRR from the coding sequence ATGAATAGCAAGTTGCAAGAGTGGCTTCATGATCTGGGCGTTGCGCTGGGTCTTATCGAAAGACCTAAACTGCAGCCCATTCCGGTTCGTGCCGACGATAACCGTCGTCGCCCACGCCGCTAA
- the rmuC gene encoding DNA recombination protein RmuC, producing the protein MLDERLSMAQMAQEGLNAQLDACRDEVSDLGQANSAKQADLAALRREVELLRDESYNAREMAQSWTVERAGREAELRRLDAQCAVLSAELREQQDSHQQRLNDLQGSRDELRAQFAELAGKIFDEREQRFAETSQQQLGQLLTPLKERIQSFEKRVEESYQNEARERFSLAKELERLQQLNLRLSDEATNLTRALKGQKTQGNWGELILERVLEHAGLEKGREYQTQVNLKGPDGERFQPDVLIMLPGDKQVVVDAKVSLTAYQQYLSADDDVIGQAALKQHVLSLRNHVKGLSGKDYKRLEGLYSLDFVLLFVPIEAAFSAALQAEPNLFQEAFDRNIVIVSPTTLLATLRVIDSLWKQERQSQNAREIAERAGWLYDKFVLFIQDLDEVGNRLQQLDKAYSAARNKLTEGRGNLISRSEQLKLLGARASKSLPADLLERAMTDGEGLIRQPE; encoded by the coding sequence TTGCTGGACGAGCGTCTGAGCATGGCGCAGATGGCTCAGGAAGGCCTTAACGCGCAACTGGATGCCTGCCGTGATGAGGTCAGCGATCTGGGGCAGGCCAACTCCGCCAAGCAGGCTGATCTTGCCGCGCTGCGCCGTGAAGTCGAATTGCTGCGCGATGAAAGCTACAATGCCCGCGAAATGGCCCAGAGCTGGACGGTCGAGCGTGCCGGAAGAGAAGCCGAGCTGCGTCGCCTGGATGCCCAATGTGCCGTGCTGAGCGCCGAGTTGCGGGAGCAGCAGGACAGCCATCAGCAACGCCTGAACGATTTGCAGGGCTCCCGGGACGAATTGCGTGCGCAGTTTGCGGAACTGGCAGGCAAGATTTTCGACGAGCGGGAACAACGTTTCGCCGAGACCAGCCAGCAACAATTGGGGCAATTGCTCACGCCGCTCAAGGAGCGCATCCAGTCGTTCGAAAAGCGCGTCGAAGAAAGCTATCAGAACGAGGCGCGCGAGCGTTTTTCGCTGGCCAAGGAACTCGAGCGTCTGCAGCAGTTGAACCTGCGTCTGAGCGATGAGGCTACCAACCTGACCCGTGCGCTCAAAGGGCAGAAAACTCAGGGCAATTGGGGTGAGCTGATTCTGGAGCGGGTGCTCGAGCATGCCGGGTTGGAAAAAGGGCGTGAATATCAGACCCAGGTCAACCTCAAGGGACCGGACGGCGAGCGCTTTCAGCCAGACGTGTTGATCATGTTGCCGGGCGACAAGCAGGTGGTCGTCGATGCCAAGGTCAGCCTGACCGCTTACCAGCAATACTTGTCGGCCGACGATGACGTGATTGGTCAGGCGGCGCTGAAGCAGCACGTGTTGTCGCTGCGCAATCACGTCAAAGGTCTCTCCGGCAAGGATTACAAGCGTCTTGAAGGGCTGTACAGCCTGGATTTCGTCTTGCTGTTCGTGCCCATCGAAGCCGCTTTTTCGGCGGCATTGCAGGCTGAACCCAATCTGTTTCAGGAGGCGTTCGACCGCAATATCGTGATCGTCAGCCCGACCACGTTGCTGGCGACCTTGCGCGTCATCGACAGCCTCTGGAAGCAGGAGCGACAGAGTCAGAACGCCCGGGAAATCGCCGAGCGCGCAGGCTGGCTGTACGACAAGTTCGTGCTGTTCATTCAGGATCTGGACGAGGTGGGTAACCGCCTGCAGCAACTGGACAAAGCTTATTCGGCGGCGCGTAACAAGCTGACCGAGGGGCGCGGCAATCTGATCAGTCGCAGCGAACAGCTCAAGTTGCTGGGTGCGCGTGCCAGCAAGAGCCTGCCTGCGGACTTGCTGGAAAGAGCGATGACCGATGGAGAAGGGCTGATTCGCCAGCCGGAGTGA
- a CDS encoding OmpP1/FadL family transporter — protein MKIMTKTLNRTTLGLALGLASSQLLAAGFALNEQSISGMGTGFAGRSSSADDASTVFGNPAGMSRLKREQISVGAAAVIAKTDIDNGRGTFGGSNDGDMVPVVGVPMGYYVKPIDDHWAFGLGVYVPFGLVTDYEKGFAGRYWGDKSHVQVVTFQPTVSYAFNDKVSIGFGPTINRIAGELTSATLNARSPGRNDGKVKIEGDDTAIGFNAGILVQATDTTRLGLTYHSKVDYKLDGKTKIEGSGFGGFSGQKYDASLDISTPESVDLSVTQKIDENWTVYAGSTWTRWSRLQDITVNNDGVPALLGGSNGAIGTITEEQNWHNTWAHAIGASYKVNKEWTLRTGFSVDQSPTNNNNRSPRIPTGDRKIISFGAGWSPSDELTIDVAYSYLREDETKIRDSSPTKQSYSADYRNTAHGLGTSVTYRF, from the coding sequence ATGAAAATAATGACAAAAACACTTAACCGGACAACGCTTGGGCTCGCTCTGGGTCTCGCGTCTTCTCAACTGCTCGCTGCCGGCTTCGCCCTCAACGAACAAAGTATCAGCGGCATGGGCACCGGTTTCGCAGGTCGCTCCTCTTCAGCCGATGATGCCAGCACTGTGTTTGGCAACCCAGCCGGCATGTCCCGTCTCAAACGCGAACAAATCAGCGTAGGCGCCGCAGCGGTGATCGCCAAGACCGACATCGACAACGGTCGTGGCACTTTCGGCGGCAGCAACGACGGTGACATGGTTCCCGTGGTTGGCGTGCCGATGGGCTACTACGTAAAACCTATCGACGATCATTGGGCATTCGGCCTGGGCGTGTACGTACCGTTCGGCCTGGTCACTGATTATGAAAAAGGCTTCGCAGGTCGCTACTGGGGTGACAAGAGTCACGTCCAGGTGGTCACCTTCCAGCCGACTGTCAGCTACGCCTTCAATGACAAGGTTTCCATCGGATTCGGCCCGACCATCAACCGCATCGCTGGCGAGCTGACCTCGGCCACGCTGAACGCCCGAAGCCCTGGCCGCAATGACGGCAAGGTGAAGATCGAAGGCGATGACACCGCTATCGGCTTCAATGCGGGCATTCTGGTGCAGGCGACTGACACCACGCGCCTGGGCCTGACCTACCATTCCAAGGTCGATTACAAGCTTGACGGCAAGACCAAGATCGAGGGGTCGGGCTTTGGCGGTTTCTCCGGTCAGAAATACGACGCTTCGCTGGACATCTCGACACCTGAGTCGGTTGACCTCTCCGTCACCCAGAAAATCGATGAAAACTGGACCGTCTACGCAGGCAGTACCTGGACTCGCTGGAGTCGCCTGCAAGACATAACCGTCAACAACGACGGCGTCCCTGCCCTGTTGGGCGGTTCGAATGGCGCTATCGGCACTATCACCGAAGAACAGAACTGGCATAACACCTGGGCTCACGCCATCGGTGCTTCGTACAAGGTCAATAAAGAGTGGACCCTGCGTACCGGCTTCTCGGTCGATCAGTCGCCAACCAACAATAACAACCGTTCTCCACGCATCCCGACTGGCGATCGCAAGATCATCAGCTTCGGCGCTGGCTGGAGCCCGAGTGACGAGCTGACCATCGATGTGGCGTACTCGTACCTGCGTGAAGATGAAACCAAGATCCGCGACAGCAGCCCGACCAAACAGTCGTACAGTGCCGACTACCGCAACACGGCGCACGGCCTGGGTACTTCGGTTACCTATCGTTTCTGA
- a CDS encoding glutathione peroxidase, producing MKIRFVSIPLLLLAMSGAAMAADCPPLLQGELPKLRAKENIDLCKRFAGKPLVVVNTASFCGFAPQFKGLEELSQRYKGQGLEVLGVPSNDFKQEAKDGEETAKVCYVNYGVTFTMTEPQPVRGDDATHLFKVLAEQSSAPRWNFYKYVVDRQGKVVANFSSITKPDDPELIAAIEKAIASKP from the coding sequence ATGAAAATTCGCTTTGTTTCGATCCCTCTTCTGCTGCTGGCCATGAGCGGCGCGGCAATGGCCGCCGACTGCCCGCCGTTGCTGCAAGGCGAACTGCCGAAGCTGCGCGCCAAGGAAAACATCGACCTGTGCAAACGCTTCGCCGGCAAGCCGCTGGTGGTGGTCAATACCGCCAGCTTCTGTGGCTTCGCCCCGCAGTTCAAAGGGCTTGAAGAACTGAGCCAGCGCTACAAAGGGCAGGGGCTCGAAGTGCTCGGCGTGCCGTCCAACGACTTCAAACAAGAAGCCAAAGACGGTGAAGAAACCGCCAAGGTTTGCTACGTCAACTACGGCGTGACCTTCACTATGACCGAGCCACAGCCCGTGCGCGGTGACGATGCCACCCACCTGTTCAAAGTGCTGGCCGAACAAAGCAGCGCGCCACGCTGGAACTTCTACAAATACGTCGTGGATCGCCAAGGCAAAGTAGTGGCCAATTTTTCCAGCATTACCAAACCGGACGATCCTGAGCTGATTGCAGCGATTGAAAAAGCGATTGCGTCGAAGCCTTAG
- a CDS encoding MFS transporter: MTSIWRTSGWILLGSALILALSLGTRHGFGLFLSPMSADFGWGREVFAFAIALQNLMWGLAQPFAGALADRFGAAKVVFVGGILYAVGLLCMSMADSPLSLSLSAGLLIGIGLSGTSFSVILGVVGRALPAEKRSMGMGIASAAGSFGQFAMLPGTLGLISWLGWAGASLVLGVMVALILPLVGMLKDTPSVSTGVELTLGEALREACGHSGFWLLALGFFVCGFQVVFIGVHLPAYLVDEHLPAKVGTTVLALIGLFNIFGTYTAGWLGGRMSKPRLLTALYLLRAVVIILFISVPLSQASAYLFGVAMGLLWLSTVPLTNGTVATLFGVRNLSMLGGIVFLFHQLGAFLGGWLGGLVYDRTGSYDLIWQVSVLLSLLAAALNWPVRERPVARLQAQGGLA; encoded by the coding sequence ATGACATCGATCTGGCGTACCAGCGGCTGGATTCTGTTGGGCAGCGCGTTGATTCTGGCGTTATCGCTGGGCACACGCCACGGTTTTGGGCTGTTTCTATCGCCAATGAGCGCGGACTTTGGCTGGGGGCGTGAAGTCTTCGCGTTCGCTATCGCCTTGCAAAACCTGATGTGGGGGCTGGCACAGCCATTTGCCGGCGCGCTGGCGGACCGCTTTGGCGCGGCGAAAGTCGTGTTTGTCGGCGGTATCCTGTATGCCGTGGGGCTGCTGTGCATGAGCATGGCGGATTCGCCCCTGAGTCTTTCGTTGAGTGCGGGATTGTTGATCGGCATCGGCCTGTCCGGCACCTCGTTCTCGGTCATCCTCGGCGTCGTGGGCCGAGCGCTGCCTGCCGAGAAGCGTAGCATGGGCATGGGGATTGCCAGCGCGGCAGGTTCGTTCGGCCAGTTCGCCATGCTGCCCGGCACACTGGGACTGATCAGTTGGCTGGGCTGGGCGGGTGCTTCGCTGGTGCTGGGCGTGATGGTCGCGCTGATTCTGCCGCTGGTGGGTATGCTCAAGGACACGCCGAGCGTATCGACCGGTGTCGAATTGACCCTCGGTGAAGCGCTGCGTGAGGCCTGTGGGCATTCGGGGTTCTGGCTGCTGGCGCTGGGCTTTTTTGTCTGCGGCTTTCAGGTGGTGTTCATCGGCGTGCATCTGCCTGCTTATCTGGTGGACGAGCACTTGCCGGCCAAAGTAGGCACCACCGTGCTGGCACTGATCGGGCTGTTCAATATCTTCGGCACTTACACCGCTGGCTGGCTTGGCGGACGCATGTCCAAACCAAGGTTGCTGACAGCGCTCTATCTGCTGCGCGCGGTGGTAATCATATTATTTATTTCGGTCCCGCTCAGTCAGGCCAGCGCCTACTTGTTCGGCGTGGCGATGGGTTTGCTGTGGCTGTCCACCGTGCCTTTGACCAACGGCACGGTGGCGACGCTGTTCGGCGTGCGTAACCTGTCAATGCTGGGCGGTATCGTTTTCCTGTTCCATCAGTTGGGCGCATTTCTGGGTGGCTGGCTGGGTGGTCTGGTGTACGACCGAACCGGCAGCTACGACCTGATCTGGCAGGTGTCGGTGCTGCTGAGCCTGCTCGCTGCAGCGCTTAACTGGCCGGTGCGCGAACGCCCGGTGGCCAGGTTGCAGGCGCAGGGCGGTCTGGCATGA
- a CDS encoding adenosylcobinamide-GDP ribazoletransferase, translating to MLPFWIALQFLSSLPIRLPGMPRPEELGRSLLFYPLVGVVFGMLLLGFNAVLDGSPPMLHAALLLSLWVLLSGGLHLDGLADSADAWLGGFGDRERTLTIMKDPRSGPIAVVTLVLVLLLKFAAILALIESNHSIGLLLAPLIGRSAMLALFLGTPYVRAGGLGQALADHLPRSPGRKVLLASAVACVLLAGGSGVAALLVCVVCFFWLRYLMMRRLGGSTGDTAGALLELLELAVLLTLALR from the coding sequence ATGTTGCCGTTCTGGATCGCCCTGCAATTTCTCAGTAGCCTGCCGATCCGCCTGCCCGGCATGCCGCGCCCCGAAGAACTGGGGCGTTCGCTGCTGTTCTATCCGCTGGTGGGCGTGGTGTTCGGCATGCTGTTGCTGGGTTTCAACGCAGTGCTCGACGGTTCGCCGCCGATGCTGCATGCGGCGCTGCTGCTCAGTTTATGGGTGCTGCTCAGTGGTGGTCTGCATCTGGATGGTCTGGCGGACAGCGCCGACGCCTGGCTGGGCGGTTTCGGTGATCGCGAACGCACACTGACCATCATGAAAGACCCGCGCAGCGGGCCTATCGCGGTGGTCACGCTGGTGCTGGTGCTGCTGCTCAAATTTGCCGCCATCTTGGCGCTGATCGAAAGCAACCACAGCATCGGATTACTGCTGGCACCGCTGATCGGGCGCAGCGCGATGCTCGCTTTGTTTCTGGGCACGCCCTATGTGCGTGCTGGCGGGTTGGGGCAAGCGCTTGCCGATCATTTGCCGCGCAGCCCCGGGCGCAAGGTGCTATTGGCCAGTGCGGTGGCCTGCGTGCTGTTGGCTGGTGGGTCAGGGGTCGCGGCGCTGCTGGTCTGCGTGGTGTGTTTCTTCTGGTTGCGGTACCTGATGATGCGCCGTCTGGGCGGGAGCACGGGTGACACAGCCGGGGCGCTGCTTGAGCTGTTGGAACTGGCGGTGCTGTTGACGCTGGCCTTGCGCTGA